In the genome of Cydia strobilella chromosome Z, ilCydStro3.1, whole genome shotgun sequence, one region contains:
- the LOC134754028 gene encoding mitochondrial nicotinamide adenine dinucleotide transporter SLC25A51, producing MMGVQPLETGCESGEPLPDATHWKEFVCGGGAAFCNIIISYPLNKLIFRQMMHGVETTFALNQLQKEGAAYLYRGMLPPLLQRSVSMSLMFGVYNEVLQPQLNYCVNPYVAKTVAGLVAGCVEATLMPFERIQTLLIHPKFHKEFKNTAHATRHIAGRYGIKEFYRGLTPILMRNGPSNAMFFIIRDEVRLLLPPQERVLYKSLQDFLAGATIGAILSTLFYPLNVIKIAMQCELGGPHRTVAFEFRYILRKRGSKFANFYHGAVLNISRAFLSWGIVNASYEVFRRMLYA from the exons ATGATGGGGGTTCAGCCTTTGGAGACCGGGTGTGAAAGTGGAGAGCCACTGCCTGATGCCACCCACTGGAAGGAGTTCgtgtgcggcggcggcgccgcctTCTGCAACATTATCATTAGCTACCCTCTTAACAAACTCATATTTAGACAG ATGATGCATGGAGTTGAAACAACTTTTGCCTTAAATCAATTACAAAAAGAAGGTGCAGCATATCTATACCGTGGGATGCTGCCACCCCTCTTGCAGCGCTCTGTGTCCATGTCACTCATGTTTGGAGTGTACAATGAAGTTCTGCAACCTCAACTGAACTACTGCGTCAATCCTTACGTTGCCAAGACTGTAGCGGGCTTGGTGGCTGGTTGTGTTGAAGCAACCCTGATGCCATTTGAAAGGATTCAAACTTTACTTATCCACCCTAAATTTCATAAGGAATTCAAAAACACAGCACATGCAACTCGTCACATTGCAGGTAGGTATGGGATTAAAGAATTTTACAGAGGGCTAACTCCCATATTGATGAGAAATGGTCCCTCAAATGCTATGTTTTTTATAATACGTGATGAAGTACGGCTGCTATTACCACCGCAAGAGCGAGTTCTGTATAAAAGCCTTCAGGACTTCCTTGCTGGCGCAACTATTGGTGCTATTCTGAGTACTTTATTTTATCCCCTCAATGTCATTAAAATTGCAATGCAATGTGAATTAGGAGGACCTCATAGGACAGTGGCATTTGAATTTAGATATATTTTACGCAAAAGAGGCTCTAAATTTGCAAATTTCTACCATGGAGCTGTTCTTAACATTTCTAGAGCATTCTTAAGTTGGGGAATAGTAAACGCTTCTTATGAGGTGTTTAGGAGAATGCTTTATGCCTAG